The Chrysemys picta bellii isolate R12L10 chromosome 3, ASM1138683v2, whole genome shotgun sequence DNA window AGGAATGACTAAGGGAGATCGAGGGATTTGGAAGATGAGATGATTTGGGAGAGAACTAGTAGGTACTTCTGAAATATGTTTCCTGTCTAAGGGATGGAAGCAGTTTCCAGAATCTTCATCTGTTCATCAATCAAAGGCAATTCAGGATTACCTTTTCTAtttcattaacaaatttattagagcataagctttcgtgggctacagcccacttcttcggctgtagtccacgaaagcttatgctctaataaatttgttagtctctaaggtgccacaagtactcctgttcttttttctatttCAATTACAGAGTCCAGGGTGTAACGAAAGTGAGCTGAAGCTCTAGCAAGGAATTTTAGTTTCTGTTACAATTCTGCTGACAGAATAGTGTCCTAGAATAACAATATATTGAGTTTAGATGCTGCATTCCAaaggatcacaaagcactttacagatggTCTAtttcacatgtgtcaaactcaaggcccgcgggccacatccggcccgccatacaattatatccggcccgcgaaatcgttttatatatctgtttttaatggccctgtgatatgacgccccaataacacacactacaaatcccatgatgcagtgcaattgccgccaacggcaagccgcggttcaagttcgcggtctgttgatgtatacaacgctaatatcaaatcaaagctagaccccaacaatggccaagagaaaaattgattctgaaaaccgaggctttcaaagccggtgggagaatgagtatatgtttactgaaattgcaggtaaaccagtgtgtctcctttgcgggagtaatatcgctgtaatgaaggagtataacctaagacggcactacgagacgaaacatgagaacaaattcaaaaacctgagcgcaggacagaagctacaaaaggtagaggagttgaagaagaatttgacatcccagcagacgtttttcaccaaagcaaaatcacaaagtgaagctgctgtgaaagcaagtttcattgtggccgaagagatcgccaaatcaggacggccgtttaccgagggggaattcgtaaagaattgtatgatgaaagtgtgcgacgtcctttgtccagataaaacgcgagcgtttgcaaatgtaagcctcagcagaaacactgttgctaatcgggtttgtgagatggcgactgatttgaaaacacagttgactgaaagagcaaaagattttgttgcatactcccttgccgtggatgaaactactgacgcgactgacactgcacagctggcgatatttatccgtggtgtggattccaatttgtgcgtaacagaggaaatactggacattaaatcgatgcacgggacaacgaaaggagaagacatctttggaaatgtatttcaaagtgtaaccgacatgaaactgccgtgggaaaaactcgttggacttacaacagatggcgcacctgctatgtgtggtgaaaaaaatggactggtgggaaggatgcgctcaaagatgcgggaggagaactgtgccggtgagttgacagtgtatcactgcatcatacaccaggaatcgctgagtgctaaagtcctaaaaatggatcatgtgatgaacactgtaacacaaaccgtcaactttatcagagcccacggtttaaatcaccgccaattccagtcttttctgcgggaaatagatagcgagtttggcgatatgccatatcatacggaggtccggtggctaagtcggggaaaagttctcaaaagacactttgagctgcgagaggaaatctgccagttcatggacagtaaggggaaagactgcacagttctgcgggatgaaaagtggaaatgtgagttggcgttcctggctgacataacgtcgcatcttagcgctttaaaccttcaactccagggacgggagcacataataaccgatatgcatgatgcagtgaaggcatttcaagtgaagctgcgcttatgggagacacaaatgcaccaatgcaacttgtctcactttccctgttgccaagtaatacggaaccaagaaagtgccacagttttcccaaatgccacctttgctgaaaaactcagcgcgctgcgcactgagttcgcacggcgcttcagtgactttgaggcacagaaaagtaacttcgagctgcttcgcaacccatttgcagtcgatgtggaaaccgcacctgtagaaatgcagatggagctgatagaactgcaatgtaacgggacactgaaggcaaagtacgacactgcggggccagcacagttcactcgcttcattcctgaagcgatgccgcagctccgccaacatgcggctcgaatcctgtccatgtttggcagcacatatctgtgcgagcagctgttctctgtgatgaaaattaacaaaacgtcacacaggagtcgcctcactgatgaacacctgcaatcgatcctgagaatcttcacaacacagaacctaaccccaaacataaacgaacttgttgcaaagaaaagactccaagtatcaggctctgactaaataggacaagaaaatggaatgttatgatttgttatgattatacttttgctttaaattcaattttttatttatattttcagattttttaatattccagcatgtacagattttgaatgtattgtattgacagaatatttttttatgaagagcaaaatattttaagttgaaatgtatttattttggaatgatatcctgtattttggttcatattaatggttaaaaaacataaatatttagtctgttaaataaatggttatactgttcggcccgcgagttttgagttttggccccctgtgcaattgagtttgacacccctggtctATTTTATATACAGGGTAGCACATCACCGctgctgacatgcagccacctctggagtgcaCCACAGCAGTTGTTTGGCAACGTTCCACGAGAGTCAAAGAAGGGAAGTGAAAAAGCATACTAGGTCCATTTGAAACTGTGGGGAAAGGTAAGTGGACAGTATCCATTGAAACTGGAATTTGACCAGGACACTGCAGCTAACACATTACTCTTGTGAAAGTGCCATGCAATCTGTAATGACTATGAATAGTCAGGACCTTGATTTTTACTCTCCTTGGAAAGACCTCCAACATTACGGTGCATCAAAAGAAGAGTTTAAGCATTGGCTCAGTACTGACTGAGAggaaagagtgccacctactgaagtATCAACACCACACCTTGCAGCAGTTTGGGTTTTCTGTGAAGGTCTCCTACTGAAACACTGGCCATTCCCAATCCTGTTTAGTTTGTGAAATTTGACAAGATTATCTCCCAGGATGGAATGGCTGTGAGTTAATCATAAACAGGACTCACATGAAGGTGACCGCTGACTTTAGAATGAAAGCAAATGCAGAGAGTAAATCAACTGA harbors:
- the LOC135982394 gene encoding general transcription factor II-I repeat domain-containing protein 2A-like, which gives rise to MAKRKIDSENRGFQSRWENEYMFTEIAGKPVCLLCGSNIAVMKEYNLRRHYETKHENKFKNLSAGQKLQKVEELKKNLTSQQTFFTKAKSQSEAAVKASFIVAEEIAKSGRPFTEGEFVKNCMMKVCDVLCPDKTRAFANVSLSRNTVANRVCEMATDLKTQLTERAKDFVAYSLAVDETTDATDTAQLAIFIRGVDSNLCVTEEILDIKSMHGTTKGEDIFGNVFQSVTDMKLPWEKLVGLTTDGAPAMCGEKNGLVGRMRSKMREENCAGELTVYHCIIHQESLSAKVLKMDHVMNTVTQTVNFIRAHGLNHRQFQSFLREIDSEFGDMPYHTEVRWLSRGKVLKRHFELREEICQFMDSKGKDCTVLRDEKWKCELAFLADITSHLSALNLQLQGREHIITDMHDAVKAFQVKLRLWETQMHQCNLSHFPCCQVIRNQESATVFPNATFAEKLSALRTEFARRFSDFEAQKSNFELLRNPFAVDVETAPVEMQMELIELQCNGTLKAKYDTAGPAQFTRFIPEAMPQLRQHAARILSMFGSTYLCEQLFSVMKINKTSHRSRLTDEHLQSILRIFTTQNLTPNINELVAKKRLQVSGSD